From a single Desulfuribacillus stibiiarsenatis genomic region:
- the hypE gene encoding hydrogenase expression/formation protein HypE: MTEKILLAHGDGGKLTHDLVDSIFAKHFYSSDQVLPDAFVADNEEGRIAFTTDTFVVNPLFFKGGDIGKIAIAGTVNDLAVVGAIPKYISCGFIIEEGFSIADLEKIVVSMAKTANEAQVKIVTGDTKVVEKNKGDGVFINTSGIGFIPLQSQLSYRNIAVGDAVLINGNIGEHGMAIMSERSGLNFSSPVQSDCQALNLFIKKLMEHVPDVRFMRDPTRGGIATTLKEIAVDTRLNIIIDEESLPVSDELMGAADLLGLDPLYLANEGKVLVFVPEHQVELALEIMRSMPEGIGSTQIAKVEEGNGQVFLQTAFGGKKIIDLLAGAPLPRIC, encoded by the coding sequence GTGACAGAGAAAATTCTATTAGCCCATGGTGACGGTGGTAAACTTACCCATGACCTTGTCGATTCAATTTTTGCAAAGCATTTCTATAGTAGTGATCAAGTATTGCCAGATGCTTTCGTGGCAGATAATGAAGAAGGAAGAATTGCCTTTACGACAGATACCTTTGTTGTGAATCCATTATTTTTCAAGGGCGGCGACATTGGTAAAATTGCGATTGCTGGAACAGTGAACGATTTAGCTGTTGTCGGTGCGATACCGAAATACATTAGCTGTGGTTTTATTATTGAAGAAGGTTTTTCAATTGCTGATTTAGAGAAGATTGTTGTTTCCATGGCGAAGACTGCGAACGAGGCACAAGTAAAAATCGTTACTGGCGATACCAAAGTTGTTGAGAAGAATAAAGGCGACGGTGTATTTATTAACACGTCAGGGATTGGGTTTATACCACTACAGAGCCAGTTATCGTATCGTAACATCGCGGTTGGGGATGCTGTTTTAATTAATGGGAATATTGGGGAGCATGGGATGGCAATTATGTCCGAGCGCTCTGGGCTTAATTTCTCAAGTCCAGTGCAAAGTGATTGCCAAGCATTAAACCTGTTTATAAAAAAGCTTATGGAGCATGTGCCAGATGTGCGTTTCATGCGCGATCCTACGCGCGGTGGAATCGCAACAACATTGAAAGAAATTGCTGTGGATACAAGGCTTAATATCATTATCGATGAAGAATCGCTACCGGTTAGTGATGAGTTAATGGGAGCGGCTGACCTTTTAGGGTTAGATCCGTTATATCTTGCCAATGAAGGTAAGGTACTGGTATTCGTTCCTGAGCATCAAGTAGAGCTAGCGTTAGAGATTATGAGAAGCATGCCAGAAGGCATTGGCTCAACGCAAATTGCGAAAGTAGAGGAAGGCAACGGACAAGTATTTTTGCAGACAGCATTTGGCGGCAAGAAAATTATCGATTTATTAGCGGGAGCGCCTCTGCCGCGAATCTGCTAA
- the hslO gene encoding Hsp33 family molecular chaperone HslO gives MMQQDYAIRATGFQDKVRIFACRTTNLVNEIHRRHDTSATVSAAVGRVASIGAMMGLMHKGNEKITIQVSGDGPVGRIIVDADACGVVRGYVTNPQVDFPQNEFGKLDVRRAVGTTGTIYVIKDIGMKEPYRGSSEIISGEIGEDFTYYFTQSEQTPSAVGVGVLVDTDLSIKAAGGFIIQLFPGAPDEVVQALEQRLATLGNVSKKIDEGLTPEDLVHYIAGDGKILQRQDICFDCNCSIDRVKGMIKQLGLAEVQSMLSVERQAEVVCNFCNEKHMVSESDLEQIESELEGK, from the coding sequence ATGATGCAGCAGGATTACGCAATTAGGGCCACTGGATTTCAAGATAAGGTAAGAATATTTGCCTGTAGAACGACGAATTTAGTCAATGAGATTCATCGTAGACATGACACTTCCGCGACAGTAAGTGCGGCCGTTGGAAGGGTTGCTTCCATTGGTGCGATGATGGGACTCATGCATAAGGGGAATGAAAAGATAACAATTCAAGTCAGCGGTGATGGGCCAGTCGGTCGGATTATCGTGGATGCAGACGCTTGTGGTGTTGTCAGAGGGTACGTCACGAATCCGCAAGTAGATTTCCCGCAAAACGAATTTGGCAAACTAGATGTAAGAAGGGCTGTTGGAACGACAGGAACAATTTATGTGATTAAAGATATCGGAATGAAAGAACCGTATAGAGGCTCGTCAGAGATTATTTCCGGGGAAATTGGCGAGGATTTTACGTATTATTTTACCCAATCAGAGCAGACTCCTTCGGCGGTAGGAGTAGGAGTACTAGTGGATACAGACTTAAGCATTAAAGCGGCTGGAGGGTTTATCATTCAGTTATTTCCAGGGGCGCCCGATGAAGTAGTCCAAGCCTTGGAACAAAGGCTAGCCACTTTGGGTAATGTTTCCAAAAAAATCGACGAAGGTCTCACGCCTGAGGACCTAGTGCATTACATAGCGGGAGATGGTAAAATATTACAAAGGCAGGATATATGCTTTGATTGCAATTGTAGTATTGATCGTGTAAAAGGCATGATTAAACAATTAGGTCTCGCTGAAGTACAGAGTATGTTATCAGTCGAACGACAAGCTGAAGTTGTATGCAATTTCTGCAATGAGAAACACATGGTTTCAGAGAGTGATTTAGAACAGATAGAGAGCGAACTGGAGGGGAAATAG
- a CDS encoding peptidyl-prolyl cis-trans isomerase codes for MKVKVLWGLVVVLFIALIIALYQQLTTTEVARIEQKVISEQEFVNELIKRHGSQLLKEMIEKEAISFEAKRLAVEVSEREVDKEIEKYRHNFMDSNKDLETLLLEEYGIVLAQLKEDIRYNLLLEKLATLDVKVTESEIEKYYQENIDQYKEPAKLHIRRILVKDRDEANRVRRDLQEGADFAALAMEVSQDRITAANGGDLGYISVDSIYVDFEIIDTALRLNVGQYSQPFYNFEGWNIILLEDITEEKLYDFAEVKPLIHRELALRQAAKPLNEYLQDLIRKLDVEIQNPLVQSNLK; via the coding sequence GTGAAAGTCAAGGTTTTATGGGGACTTGTAGTTGTTTTATTCATTGCACTTATTATTGCATTATACCAACAACTAACAACTACTGAAGTTGCCCGCATTGAACAAAAGGTGATTTCTGAGCAGGAGTTTGTGAACGAATTAATCAAAAGACACGGCTCTCAGCTTCTAAAAGAAATGATTGAAAAAGAGGCGATTAGCTTTGAAGCAAAGCGTTTAGCAGTAGAAGTCTCGGAAAGGGAGGTCGATAAAGAAATAGAAAAATATAGACATAACTTTATGGATTCTAATAAGGATTTAGAGACACTTTTATTAGAAGAGTACGGAATTGTTCTGGCTCAGTTAAAAGAAGATATCCGTTACAACCTTCTATTAGAGAAGCTAGCTACGTTGGATGTGAAAGTAACAGAGTCTGAGATAGAAAAGTACTATCAAGAGAATATTGACCAGTATAAAGAGCCAGCAAAACTTCACATTCGAAGAATTCTTGTTAAAGATAGGGATGAGGCAAACCGTGTTCGACGCGACCTTCAAGAAGGCGCTGATTTTGCCGCATTAGCAATGGAGGTTTCTCAAGATCGAATCACGGCGGCTAATGGTGGAGATTTAGGTTATATTAGCGTAGATAGTATCTATGTAGATTTTGAAATTATCGATACAGCCCTTCGATTGAACGTTGGTCAATATAGTCAGCCTTTTTATAATTTTGAAGGCTGGAATATTATCTTGCTTGAAGATATAACCGAAGAGAAGTTGTATGATTTTGCAGAAGTGAAGCCGTTAATCCATAGGGAACTCGCGCTACGACAAGCGGCGAAACCGTTAAACGAATATTTGCAGGACTTGATACGGAAACTAGATGTAGAAATCCAGAACCCATTAGTCCAGTCGAATTTGAAATAA
- the cysK gene encoding cysteine synthase A: MRTVKNISDLIGFTPIVKLNRVVGAEDAEVYVKLESYNPGSSVKDRIALAMIEDAESKGLLKEGSTILEPTSGNTGIGLAMLAAAKGYRAILVMPETMSMERRNLLKAFGADLVLTPGAEGMGGAIRKAEEIAKENPDYFVPQQFKNMSNPEVHRKTTAIEILEQMESNIDAFVSGIGTGGTITGVGEVLKEKIPNVEIIAVEPMASPVLSGGKPGPHKIQGIGAGFVPDVLNTKVYDKIQKVENEEAMEMGRRLAKEEGLLVGISSGAAIHAAILVAKRLGKGKKVVVVAPDTGERYLSTALFQFE; the protein is encoded by the coding sequence ATGCGTACTGTAAAAAATATATCGGATTTAATTGGTTTTACTCCAATTGTTAAATTGAACCGTGTAGTTGGAGCGGAAGATGCGGAAGTGTATGTGAAGCTTGAATCTTACAACCCTGGTAGTAGCGTAAAAGATCGTATTGCGTTAGCGATGATTGAGGATGCGGAAAGCAAGGGGCTTTTGAAGGAAGGGTCAACCATCCTTGAACCAACGAGCGGTAATACGGGAATTGGGTTAGCGATGCTAGCTGCGGCTAAGGGCTATCGTGCGATTTTGGTTATGCCTGAGACGATGAGTATGGAGCGCAGAAATCTTCTAAAAGCCTTTGGTGCGGACTTAGTATTAACTCCTGGAGCGGAAGGAATGGGCGGGGCAATTCGTAAAGCCGAAGAAATTGCAAAGGAAAACCCGGATTATTTTGTACCACAGCAATTTAAGAATATGTCCAATCCAGAAGTTCATCGCAAGACTACTGCGATAGAAATTCTTGAGCAAATGGAGAGCAACATTGATGCATTTGTATCCGGCATTGGAACTGGTGGGACGATTACTGGTGTTGGCGAAGTATTGAAAGAGAAGATTCCAAACGTAGAGATTATTGCCGTAGAGCCTATGGCTTCTCCTGTACTTTCAGGTGGAAAACCTGGACCACATAAGATTCAAGGAATTGGTGCTGGCTTTGTACCGGACGTTTTAAATACGAAAGTTTACGATAAAATTCAAAAAGTAGAAAATGAAGAAGCAATGGAGATGGGTCGACGTTTAGCGAAAGAAGAAGGCCTATTAGTAGGTATTTCATCAGGCGCGGCAATCCATGCTGCGATTTTAGTAGCAAAGCGCTTAGGTAAAGGTAAAAAAGTGGTTGTTGTGGCGCCTGACACAGGGGAACGTTACTTAAGCACTGCATTATTCCAGTTTGAGTAA
- a CDS encoding stalk domain-containing protein produces MKPTYWYFPIFALVIAVIMFFVYDSRTSDVIGTTPQQVDTEELSDGLDIEDYATVDDAIHEMPIEEFEFTMFGRTGKVNVIRYYDEELYLDMDSIAGWDNRIVDWNEDKSLFTAPFFGMKFSAPGEGYDFMVGETPFLLYYPIIIRSEIVYFPLHSLAANFGGYISREGDNKISFNVQDLPEEATETPENLQTPTDEKSSSKKEKERNIVIDLTKVKMERVDFKVLQANGKVDIFRFEDEIYFDMQSLAEYYGKSIAWDDKTKEFSIRLFGVNFRGKPQTHKLQFNNATLSFNYPIVASNNRVYIPSYAFSKELGGTLTLENNMLEVKFKNYLKAASLLIK; encoded by the coding sequence ATGAAACCAACATACTGGTACTTTCCGATTTTTGCGTTAGTAATCGCGGTCATCATGTTTTTTGTATACGACAGTAGGACATCAGATGTAATTGGCACTACGCCGCAGCAAGTCGATACCGAAGAACTAAGTGATGGTCTAGATATTGAAGATTATGCAACTGTTGATGACGCAATCCATGAAATGCCAATTGAAGAATTTGAATTCACAATGTTTGGGCGCACTGGTAAGGTCAATGTGATCCGATATTATGATGAAGAATTGTACCTTGATATGGACTCGATTGCGGGTTGGGATAATAGGATTGTAGATTGGAACGAAGATAAATCTTTATTCACTGCTCCGTTCTTTGGAATGAAATTTTCTGCTCCTGGCGAAGGTTATGACTTTATGGTAGGAGAAACACCATTCTTATTGTATTATCCAATCATTATCCGTTCTGAAATCGTATATTTTCCACTTCACTCTTTAGCCGCTAACTTCGGCGGATATATCTCTAGAGAAGGTGACAATAAAATAAGCTTTAATGTTCAGGATTTGCCAGAAGAAGCAACTGAGACTCCAGAAAATCTACAGACTCCAACGGATGAGAAATCGTCTAGCAAGAAGGAAAAAGAACGTAATATAGTGATTGACCTAACGAAAGTGAAAATGGAACGAGTAGATTTCAAGGTGTTACAAGCCAATGGCAAAGTTGATATCTTTCGATTTGAAGATGAAATTTACTTTGATATGCAATCCCTTGCTGAATATTATGGCAAGTCTATAGCTTGGGACGATAAGACCAAGGAATTTTCGATTCGATTATTCGGAGTCAATTTCCGTGGCAAACCGCAGACGCATAAGCTACAGTTTAATAATGCAACTCTATCGTTTAACTATCCGATAGTTGCAAGTAATAATAGAGTGTATATTCCAAGTTATGCTTTTTCTAAAGAATTAGGTGGCACATTGACGCTAGAAAACAACATGTTAGAAGTGAAATTCAAGAACTATCTTAAAGCAGCATCACTTCTTATTAAGTAG
- a CDS encoding stalk domain-containing protein: protein MSKKLVWLFVAAFVVLGVMAFEAEEASALPTMGANCAQAGCHDGVTRNAPGGGPVVKAPAAPKPAAPAPKPATPAPTAPSKAPVPANKVVTVDAKFLDKTGKVDVVVVNKDVYVSVRSAATFFGATVQYDAATKATVLKIKGYEAKGRQGHKGFSMNNKAFMLNKPIINVDGKLYIQAHSIAKISGDLLKAPMKASLAKNVLEVK from the coding sequence ATGTCTAAAAAATTAGTATGGTTATTCGTAGCAGCTTTCGTAGTACTTGGCGTAATGGCTTTTGAAGCGGAAGAAGCTTCTGCACTTCCAACAATGGGCGCAAACTGTGCTCAAGCTGGATGTCATGATGGCGTTACTCGTAACGCTCCAGGTGGAGGACCAGTTGTAAAGGCTCCAGCAGCACCAAAACCAGCAGCACCAGCACCAAAACCTGCTACACCAGCACCAACTGCACCTTCAAAAGCTCCAGTACCTGCAAACAAAGTAGTAACTGTAGATGCTAAGTTCTTAGATAAGACTGGCAAAGTTGACGTAGTAGTAGTAAACAAAGACGTATATGTAAGTGTTCGTTCAGCAGCAACTTTCTTTGGCGCTACTGTTCAGTACGATGCAGCTACTAAAGCTACAGTTTTAAAGATCAAAGGATACGAAGCAAAAGGCCGTCAAGGTCACAAAGGTTTCTCTATGAACAACAAAGCGTTCATGCTTAACAAACCAATTATTAACGTAGATGGCAAGCTTTATATCCAAGCTCATTCAATCGCTAAGATTTCTGGAGACTTATTAAAAGCTCCTATGAAAGCATCTTTAGCTAAGAACGTTCTTGAAGTAAAGTAA
- the pabA gene encoding aminodeoxychorismate/anthranilate synthase component II — MILMIDNYDSFTYNIVQYLGELGEEIQVFRNDQITIEEIAEKTPQAIVISPGPCTPNEAGISLDVIQHFKGAIPILGICLGHQSIGQAFGGDVVRAERIMHGKTSEVVHDGKTIFQDIPSPLVVTRYHSLLVKKETMPECLEISAETAEQEVMGLRHREFMIEGLQFHPESIKTDYGKKLIANFVHQAKEFHKK; from the coding sequence ATGATTTTGATGATTGATAATTATGATTCCTTTACTTACAACATTGTGCAGTACCTAGGAGAGTTAGGAGAAGAGATTCAGGTCTTCCGCAATGACCAGATTACGATTGAAGAAATAGCGGAGAAAACCCCGCAAGCGATTGTTATATCGCCAGGCCCTTGTACACCCAATGAAGCTGGTATAAGCTTAGATGTCATTCAGCATTTTAAAGGTGCCATTCCGATTTTAGGTATTTGTTTGGGGCATCAATCGATTGGTCAGGCATTTGGCGGCGATGTCGTAAGAGCAGAACGTATAATGCATGGAAAGACGTCTGAAGTAGTACATGATGGAAAGACTATATTTCAAGACATCCCATCGCCCCTTGTCGTGACGAGATACCATTCCTTATTAGTGAAGAAAGAAACAATGCCAGAGTGCCTAGAAATTTCTGCAGAGACTGCAGAGCAGGAAGTGATGGGTCTTAGGCATAGGGAATTTATGATTGAGGGCTTACAGTTCCACCCAGAATCGATTAAAACGGATTATGGAAAAAAGTTAATTGCTAATTTCGTTCACCAGGCGAAGGAGTTTCATAAAAAATAA
- a CDS encoding HD domain-containing protein has translation MEQIQRIVEHKKFQYYLNKISQLEQGRPYCLHPIEHSLDVARIAYILWLEEGIKNCQVSLPNFHIKKCIYAAALLHDIGRFRQYLYGERHPEASYLLAQSILDDTGFETPEQEIILDAIRFHNRNESEHAMTRIFQKADRYSRTCWKCREQSSCYKLSEMDTRHGIIY, from the coding sequence ATGGAACAAATACAAAGAATCGTGGAACATAAAAAGTTTCAATATTATCTAAATAAAATCTCGCAGCTAGAGCAGGGCAGACCGTATTGTTTGCACCCGATAGAGCATTCATTAGATGTGGCGAGAATTGCGTATATACTTTGGTTAGAGGAGGGCATTAAGAATTGCCAAGTTTCTCTGCCAAATTTTCATATAAAGAAATGTATATATGCGGCTGCTCTACTCCACGATATTGGGCGATTTCGCCAATATCTATATGGCGAAAGGCATCCTGAGGCAAGCTACTTATTAGCTCAAAGTATTTTAGATGATACTGGCTTTGAAACTCCCGAACAAGAAATTATTTTAGATGCTATTCGTTTCCACAATAGAAATGAGTCAGAGCATGCGATGACGAGAATTTTCCAAAAAGCCGATCGCTATTCCAGAACCTGCTGGAAATGTCGTGAACAAAGCAGTTGCTATAAATTATCGGAAATGGATACACGCCATGGGATTATTTATTGA
- the folP gene encoding dihydropteroate synthase, protein MNRHNVYFRSIYNQKELQLAMSNIGADSPGIHVMKQKGEFFHIVIHDVNLRAANLIKQELLSKGGDACVHKQVSQLTADHSDIMLLCTRRELERVISNFQSQPFGLKQLAIELKKALTCFDMKNKPTLPAWAQSLKLPLKERTLIMGILNVTPDSFSDGGRFIAEEKAVVRALEMIDQGADILDIGGESTRPGAVPVDIETELQRVIPIIHAIKKVTEIPISVDTYKAEVAKAAVEAGADMINDIWGLKKDSCMAKVAADTQVPVIIMHNRANTLYADLISDMISDLRESVQIAEDAGVLSENIILDPGIGFAKDYPQNLEVMYRLRDITNLGYPTLLGTSRKSLIAKTLNLPVEERIEGTAATVALGIERGVDIVRVHDVREMKRVCVMMDAMVRRGDA, encoded by the coding sequence ATGAACCGACATAATGTTTATTTTCGTTCTATATATAACCAGAAAGAGTTGCAATTGGCGATGTCGAATATAGGAGCGGATTCCCCGGGCATTCACGTGATGAAGCAAAAAGGGGAATTTTTTCATATTGTTATTCATGATGTGAACCTTCGCGCTGCCAATTTAATTAAGCAAGAGCTGCTTAGCAAGGGCGGTGACGCATGTGTCCACAAACAAGTTTCTCAACTTACGGCGGACCATTCCGATATTATGTTATTATGTACTCGACGCGAACTGGAACGAGTAATTTCTAATTTTCAGTCACAACCATTTGGGTTGAAGCAGTTGGCTATCGAGCTAAAAAAAGCACTTACATGCTTCGATATGAAAAACAAACCTACTTTACCAGCTTGGGCACAGTCTTTAAAGCTACCGTTGAAAGAAAGAACATTAATTATGGGTATTCTCAATGTGACTCCAGACTCCTTTTCAGATGGTGGAAGATTTATCGCAGAGGAAAAAGCTGTCGTAAGGGCCCTTGAAATGATTGACCAAGGTGCGGATATATTGGACATAGGTGGAGAATCAACGCGTCCAGGTGCCGTTCCTGTCGATATAGAAACGGAATTACAAAGAGTAATTCCTATCATACATGCAATTAAAAAAGTGACGGAAATACCGATATCGGTTGATACATATAAAGCAGAAGTAGCAAAAGCAGCAGTGGAAGCTGGCGCTGATATGATTAATGATATTTGGGGCCTAAAGAAGGATTCGTGTATGGCTAAAGTAGCCGCAGACACACAAGTGCCTGTTATCATCATGCATAACCGAGCAAACACATTGTACGCTGATCTAATATCCGATATGATTTCGGATTTGCGTGAAAGCGTGCAAATAGCGGAAGATGCTGGTGTCTTATCAGAAAACATCATATTAGATCCTGGAATTGGTTTTGCGAAAGACTACCCGCAGAATTTAGAAGTCATGTATCGTTTGCGCGACATTACGAACTTAGGCTATCCGACGTTACTGGGCACATCGAGAAAGTCTTTAATCGCTAAAACGTTGAATTTGCCAGTGGAAGAACGTATCGAAGGGACCGCTGCAACAGTCGCCCTAGGTATAGAGCGTGGGGTAGACATTGTTCGAGTGCACGATGTGCGTGAAATGAAACGAGTATGCGTCATGATGGATGCAATGGTACGGAGAGGTGATGCGTAA
- the folB gene encoding dihydroneopterin aldolase, with the protein MDKILMKGMQFYGYHGVLQEEQILGQPFIIDIELYLPLSGAGINDSIDQTVHYGMVYEDVKAIVETRRFDLIEALAETIATEVLLNYPIVEEIKVQIQKPQAPVKGIFSYMGVEITRKR; encoded by the coding sequence ATGGACAAGATTCTTATGAAAGGCATGCAATTCTATGGTTATCACGGAGTGTTGCAAGAAGAGCAGATTCTTGGCCAGCCGTTTATAATAGATATCGAACTATATTTACCTCTTTCTGGGGCAGGTATCAATGATAGCATTGACCAAACGGTACATTATGGCATGGTATATGAAGATGTAAAAGCAATAGTAGAAACTCGAAGATTTGACTTAATTGAAGCATTGGCAGAAACTATTGCAACTGAAGTTTTATTAAACTATCCAATCGTAGAAGAAATAAAGGTGCAGATTCAAAAACCGCAAGCTCCGGTGAAAGGTATTTTTTCATATATGGGGGTTGAGATTACAAGGAAGAGGTAG
- the folK gene encoding 2-amino-4-hydroxy-6-hydroxymethyldihydropteridine diphosphokinase, whose protein sequence is MQLVYLGLGSNIEDRLCYIRSAIQKIDNLPHTRVVEMAPIYVSEPWGVKEQTDFLNTVIAVETTITPEELLCLLQDIEKMLGRIKEYHWGPRTIDIDILLYEDCIIDTDVLVVPHPHMLERNFVLVPLSVLNPSKVIPGCREPINILAQRCGNVGLYEWEGDKID, encoded by the coding sequence ATGCAGCTAGTATATTTGGGACTTGGTTCGAATATTGAAGATCGATTGTGCTATATTCGTAGCGCCATTCAGAAAATTGATAATTTGCCGCATACACGAGTCGTGGAAATGGCTCCTATTTATGTATCGGAACCTTGGGGAGTCAAGGAACAAACTGATTTTTTGAATACTGTAATTGCAGTTGAAACTACCATCACTCCAGAAGAACTCTTATGCTTATTGCAAGATATTGAAAAAATGCTAGGTAGGATTAAAGAGTATCACTGGGGGCCTCGGACAATCGATATAGATATTTTGTTATATGAGGATTGCATCATTGATACAGATGTTTTAGTCGTCCCTCATCCACACATGCTAGAGCGAAACTTCGTACTTGTTCCATTAAGTGTTCTTAATCCAAGCAAAGTCATCCCGGGTTGTAGAGAACCCATTAATATCCTTGCCCAACGATGTGGGAATGTTGGATTATATGAATGGGAAGGAGATAAAATCGATTGA